In Corvus moneduloides isolate bCorMon1 chromosome 6, bCorMon1.pri, whole genome shotgun sequence, the sequence CCTTGAAATAACATTGAATTGACAATACAAATGGGAACTTAATAATATGTGACATACCTGGTTCATACTTTCAATCTACGTGGCATTTGTAAAGTCACGGGGTTGCACcagctttggctgctgcagaagagctggaaaCCACCTGGAACTGTAGAGAATTCAAAGAAGAGCAGTACAGATGAACAGAAATGAGACATTATCAGTgtgaaaagcctgaaaaattGTCTTGCTTAGCTGCTTGAAAAAGAACTTTGTTGGCCacttgcaggcagcagctggcatTGTGGGCAGGGTCCTGAGTTAATGTTCCTAGCCAGAAGCTATCTTCAGGATAATGATCTGCTTTTATTAATCTGAGtgctttttccctgtgtttgttTCTTACCTGTGCTGTCTTTCTGAAACAGGATGGACCCAAAATTAATGGTTTAATATTTAGGTGTCAAGTGGATTCTCTCCAAAATTCATCACTCTTCTTTTCCATGCTTATTACAACCTAAaaatcttaaaggtctctttgACCATGCAGACACCCCTGAGGACAAATCTTAACAGATCTCTGAGGGTAAACAAAACTTAACCCTGCAGTGAATGATAGCCCCTCATGAGAGAGGGTTCTCTGTTGCTTTTGGTGTATGATTAACAGAGGCCTCTGAGACCTGATGTAAATGATCCCAAAAAGAGCTTTCTTCCTTATCCATTAAACCTATCTGAATGGAAgatgagtttatttttaagggggagaaataacttcaaaatatatttatatttatatttatatttatatttatatttatatttatctcAGCTTGTAGTAGGTAATATCTCACTGGAGGAGCAGGTGCTTGTAGAACTTTCTCACACAAAAAGCCTTCTTGCAATACCTCCAGCAACATTCACCTGGCAACAACCTGTGCCTGAATAAGCCAGCATCTGAAGAACCTCTTCGGAGGCTCCCAACTGTGGGAGCTCAGCAGGAGTCCATACATGGAGTTCAGGTGAATACTGAAGAAGGGATCTGGGAAAAAATGGAGGACAATGCAATCAAGTGAGGTAGGAGTCAGGATATTAGTCATAGATTTGTAGGTAAGAGGCTCTCCCCCTAGTTCTGCTACACCACAGTAATATAAACTGGAGTATGCCCACCTGGCTTTGGGTACTCATGCTAAGTTCTGCTCTGAGCTCCACTGTGGTTGGACTGTTGTACCTTTGGTGGGACTCCACAAATGCTGCATAATCTTGTTAACAATGGCTTTACAGGCTGGGATGATGGCACTTTTTGAGAAAGCCCTTTCATCTTGCTAAGCTTTGGTACATCTCCAAAAGAAGCCATTATCAGGGTCCTGAAGATGTAAAGGAATTGTTCTTGTAGTGGTGAGCAAAGGTGAGGTGGAGATGGGTAGTGCTGAAACAAAGTGGAGCCATTTCCTTTTCACAGACCTGATCCTGTGATGCATCACtcatttttgttctgctgaTTTATTTGGAATTTCAATCTCAGTATACTGACTGACATTTATGATGACTTGAgctttttctataaaaatagtTCTTACTAGAAGCAGCATTTTAGCTGCCCCCTGTGTACATTTGATACCTGTCCAGACTTGCAAGAGGAAGTTCCTGAAATTTCAGACACTTCTGTCAGATAAATTCTCTGcctattttgattttatttggtttacATTGATTTATGTATGTCACTCAATTCAAtaactttttgttttatactAAATCATGTCGTAATTTATAATTCTGGAAGGAAGGGAGGTAAGAACTGCTGTGACAGAGAGAAATCATGTCAGGCCTACAGCACAATCACGGAGCATTggtgcctttttcttttcctgtttccttttctttttctacttctaTGACAAACAAGCCAAAAAACCTGGTGATCATCAAGCTAAAAGCTTTTGACTTATTATCACTCTGAACACAGAAATGGAATCACCTTCTAGCTGTGAGCAGTGAGCACTGCAGTTTGTCTGATGTGCAATGACTTGCACGGGTGgtgtttcctcttcttcccattGGTCAGAGACACTTCTGTGGAACAGCAAACACTTGAAGTTTCATTGCTCACACCTTTTATTCTGTTCACAGCTGTCCTGCTCTTTGAAATTCTCTGAGCAAGAAACCACTAATCACAGTTTACCTGTTAAGACTCACATTCAAAACTGTGTGAAAAATTAGGACTGCTTGCAGGCAGAATCATTGTTTTTAAAGTGGAGGAAACGTTCAAGGAACAACTGGTGACATGGTCTCCATTGCTGACATACACTGATCATCTGTTAGATCTGTTATGCTTCCATGAAGAAAGTATGATGTCAGGTTTGTGGATACCTATCCTgaaagtgtgtgtgtgaatttCCACGAGAATGGGAAAAgtctcttattttctctctgctgataGATAGATTTGTGGGAAAGATGCAAGCTTGACtttgcaggattttttctttctcttcctttttcaacttatttgcattttttcttcaaactggAGCACACATTAATATTTGCTAATTCTTtcaattctttaaaatttctgtgaGGCAGTCTTATATTAATGTAGCAGATCAGAGGCAAGCAGCTTTGTATGGATTATTGTCTAATAGcgtgtggctttttttttatttgctagaACAActttgggttgggtttgtttttttaaaccgATGTTATTGAGAAGGATGAACAAAGAGATTAACATGTTAACTCGCTACAGTTTATTAAGGTAATCAGAAAAGAACATAGCAATGACCATATCACAGGCATACAACAATAAATCAGAAGATGAATTATGGCACTCCCTCCCCCTTCAATTCCTCCCTGGGGCCTAAGCCTCACCACACTGCCTCCACCATTGCTCCCAACTGCAAGAATCCATTTTCCTCCCAGGAACACATCACCAAGAGTCAGCATCCAGAGGAAGGACATACCACTGGGGCCTATTCTCTGGGCAAAAGCCAGGAGGGAGCCCAGCTCAGCTTAGAGCCTTGTTCTGGACAGTGCACTTTTAGGGAAGACAGTACAGGAAACTTCTCTTAGATTCCATGAAGAGTTGTAAATTTCATCATAAAGTTTACAGGTGTCTTGCAGATCTTGTGGGCTGTCTAGGACAAGGTCCAGAGCCTTCATCAACTTTTATTATAATACAGTAtcaagaatgattttttttttttttctcttttccaaccCATTATTCTCATTTTATTACTGTTGGTAATCCACAACTTATACCTTTCTTTTATGATGCCGTGTCCTAAAGCTGTTGCTACATgagcacacaggcacacacatgtcctctgcagcttttctttgttCAGACCCACACCAGCTAAACAGCATTACAGCAGCCAGTGACCTGAGGAATGTGGTACTTACAGTTCCCTATAGGCAAATATCAAAACTCAAAATCTGCTGTGAATAGTTacagagatttttctgctttaatagATACCCTTCTGCTACTGACTAGTGCTTGTGAAGAATGAATTAACCATCAGTTTTCTGTCACCACTGTAGGAACAGTATGTGAACCTCTGTGAAGGAGGAAATAAGAATAGAAAGCCACTCACATCTAACAGCAAGAAACTGGAGGGGGGTGTTAACACTGAGTGCTGATAGCAAAGACACCCATCAAACTCTGTCAGTGTCACTTCTTCCGAGCTTTCCTAGGCTGCCTGAAGGTGCCAGAGTACTCATGTATTTTTAGATATACTTACGGCTTCAGATATAGCTCTGGAGGGATCTATCATGTAGAAGTGAGTTATGAAGCAAATCTTATCCCCCTCTACCTCTGCATGATCTATCAAAAAAAGTAGAAGCATGTAGCTCTGGttcaggaaaaagagagagactgCATCCTTCTGCATAGCCTTAACTTTGATGGGAGTCATTTCCAGCTTCCTCTGCCTAAGGAAAACtaacaagcaaaaaaatgaaaaacctaCATGAACTACAGGGTTGCCAGGGTGGCATGAGCAATCCAGTATCGGGGAATAGTAGGGTTATGGGGACACCAAATATGGTGGTGGTGAGGGTAAGATCCAGAAACATGAATCATTCTGcataaaatcataaattttttttgttttttaaattgttttgctgttcttgcTTGGTCTTCTCACTTTGGATCTCTCCTTGTGCCGGAGCTGCACAATTTATGAAATAGTCAGCCAGGCAAGACCTGCCAGATGCTAGTCCTGGCTTGTGTACAAGCTGCTGTCAAGGGGGAGAGAGAGCACTTCTTTCTAGGCCTTCTCTTGTCACCATGGCCTGATCACTGTCTCCAGCCGATGTCATATATCACTGCACCTTCCCACTGGAGCAGATAATCCCTGCATTTTACTCCCTGCGCTGGGAGGGCTCCTTAAAACCCCCATAACTTAAGTTCCATTGTGTCCATTTCTCATAGTCTCCTTTTACCTCTCTCTCGGCCATGCTGCTGGCACCAAAGGCTGTACAGATTGGTGGCTACTGTGTGATTAACTTATTTTGTATCTGTTCTTTTCTGTGTAATGAGAAGCTGAGAGCCAGCTTTGGGTCCAAGACTAGCCTGCCAACCTTTACACATCTGCAGATTTGGCTGAGAAGAACTAAGTGCATTTGAGAGATTTTCAAGTTAGCTGCTGAGAGACCAACTGCCCCTTGAGGTGGTGCTAATAGTCACAATTAGTTGCTAAAATTCGTTACTGTTAATATGGTcacaaattaatatttgaaCATAACTAGacaagagatttcttttttttaagggacAAATCTCATGCTTAATATAATAGCAGTTATAGACCGCTCAGTGATCTAAAACCAAAGTCACCTAGGAATATAAGGAGTGGCTAATGGTTTGAGTTACCTCTCCCACATGTTTCATTGTTCCCCTCACCATAAGTCCACAATTTATTTGCACTCATTCTCCTTTAAGGTGAGAAAGCCACAGGTAGAACAAATGTATTATGTAAGGTTACCCAGCTCCTCCCAAGTGCCATGTTCAGGTAAGTCCCAGAGGCTTGTGGATTCCAACGGCACAAATGGGAGAGCCCAAACATTGTCCCCACTGCACTGACAGGCCTGTCCTTTGACTGGGTGTTAAGTGCTTTTGGAGAATAAATGAGTCACCTTTCCAGTGAGATTTTAGATCATGCACCACAGTTGTACAGTTTAGAAGGTATCTCTAACTACTTCTCTATAAAAACccaatgcatttttcagacCTTCTGCTAAAATCAGACCATAATGCTTACAAAAGtgatgaaaataatttggaaagtCACCATGAATACCAGATCTGCTCATCAGAAGATTTTTAAGAGCTATAATGGAAACTTTGACAGGATTGCTGACAACTGTGCTACTTGAGGGATGAGGCTGATGGGCTCTGATGAGAGCCCTGCTAGATGGGAAGATATTCTGGCATTTAGGCTCTGTGTAATGCAGCTTCAAGCACCTGAAGCTATTTGCTCCTTTCCTACAGTAACCATGATCAAGGCTCTTGCAGACAGAGTGGTTTAACTCTCAACTAGATTATTTATTGCTTCTTATGtctttttataattaaaaaaaacccaaaccataaAAATGGTGTTCTAAAATATTCATTGTGacattcttcttccttcccatgTCTCTTACCAATGGATCATTTATCATAAATCTATCATTTATGAACAGTTTTCATGAAACAAACACACATTGTTAAAGATCAACATGAAGACAATCTTTTTAATAGGTAAAGCCCTGCATGGTACAAGAGATTATGGCAGGGATTTTTTATAAGCGTGCTTAGGATGATAAACCATATCTACAAACTCCAGGATAATCTCAGCAGCAATCACCAGCCCACCAATCAAGCACCTGTGAGGACAAGTTCTGCCCATTTTGTACAAAGGAAACGTCTTTGCTTAACCTACATTAGTCATTCAGGGAAAAATAATCCTCATATTTCATAGTATagttgaacaaaaaaaaatccatttcataTAGTTTTTTTATCTTCTCAATTTGTTCCGAGGTCAGTTGTCTGAGGTACTCCAAGGTGATATCACCATAAGTTCGTTTCTCTGACCCATATCTCTTCAAGCTGGGGTATTGCAGACTCTCTGGTGCACCAATGACCTCCAGAACATGCTCAGAGTCCAACCCAAGAGTTTCATACTTACCCAAAATATCATAGTGAATGTTGCAAGGATCACAGAGCAGAAACATTGGTTTCCAGTGAATGTCGAGAGTATGTGGTGTTTTTGCTAGAATGAAGTTGACAAACTCCTGGAAACTCACTTTTTCagtagaatttttatttttcctgaacattGCCCTAATCCTATTAGCAACAGTGATACTGTAGAATGGCTCAGAGTGCAGGAGTTTGTCTCTGTAAGCTGAAACCAGCCGTTCCAAGGGATGTCTGGTGAACATCACTTTGGTGTAATTGCTTAGAAATTCCTTTTGTAAGGCAGGAGGGTAAGTCGCCAGCCTTTTGATCAGTGAGGTTTGGTGGATGTCATCATGCTCAATTTCAGAAGGTTTTGCATTCAAACCTgattgaagaagaaaaatagttcTCTTCCAGTTGGAGCAGCCTACCTTGGGTACCTCACAGTAGATAAATTTATGCTTGTGCTCCACAAAGAGCTGGTTTGCAACCTGAGAATCCAATTTGCTTCTTGGTTTATTAAGGTTATTCTTCAGGCAGACAGAACCCAGTGTGTTTTTGCGACTGTTTTGAGTTGCCAGCCAATATTCAGTAGGATCAGGAAAAGCATCTGTAACCAAGGAAGAAATTTAAACCATTTCAGTGAAATAGTCTTATATAGATCTCTTTATCTATGACAATCATAGCACTCAATCTGTCACCCTGCATACAAAATTTAATGAAGATgataaaatcaatttttttttttactgtagcCAGACTAGACTATGGCAAACATGCAATAAACTGCCCTCCCTAGtgaaacatttattaaaatgaaaactttcaaTATGTTAGCAGTATTAGTCTAAGCAAGTTTGGTGTTCCAACATCATGGGTTTTTTAGTGCTCGCCTCTCAAATATTGCTAAGATAGATAGATACAGTGACAGGACCTTGGATATTTTCACAGTATTGTTTGTATCTTGGGCTTCATAGTCACTTTCTAACATATTTGGAAAAGATGTCTCTCTTTCTATAAAACATTAAATCTTGCTGGTAATTTCTTTACTCACCTGTTAGGTTTTTTTGTCTCTTAGAGAAAAATCCATAAAGAAATATCCCGAATAAAAAATTTGGGAGAAGGAAAACTACCACCTTCTGGTTCATGTTATTctcacaggaaggaaaatgacGTGATCACTAAAGAGTAAACCTGTCTTTCTGTCAACAAGGAAAGATAATTCAGGTTAGATTTTGTATGACTGATATGACAAAGATAACATGTAAATCTCTTACAGAATTTGGGACAGCAGAAAGACCTTTGAAGCTCTATAAAAATAGGCTTtgctaaaaagtaaaaattctcTTATGGAAAAGACTCACCACAATTATA encodes:
- the LOC116445873 gene encoding carbohydrate sulfotransferase 9-like codes for the protein MNQKVVVFLLPNFLFGIFLYGFFSKRQKNLTDAFPDPTEYWLATQNSRKNTLGSVCLKNNLNKPRSKLDSQVANQLFVEHKHKFIYCEVPKVGCSNWKRTIFLLQSGLNAKPSEIEHDDIHQTSLIKRLATYPPALQKEFLSNYTKVMFTRHPLERLVSAYRDKLLHSEPFYSITVANRIRAMFRKNKNSTEKVSFQEFVNFILAKTPHTLDIHWKPMFLLCDPCNIHYDILGKYETLGLDSEHVLEVIGAPESLQYPSLKRYGSEKRTYGDITLEYLRQLTSEQIEKIKKLYEMDFFLFNYTMKYEDYFSLND